One window from the genome of Fusobacterium sp. encodes:
- a CDS encoding exonuclease SbcCD subunit D: MKILHCSDIHLGKKPFGTKEFSQKRYLDFFNAFEQAADRGIEKEVDIFLITGDLFDKKELSPDTLDRCEKVFLKLKNNNIQVLLIEGNHDNISGYDEINSWLGYLERKGYVRRGKYRASNEGYEFEKITIGDVNFYGVGYPGFAVDEVLEKLSEYLNENEKNIVMVHTALGGSEFLPGLVNTDIIKRFKDKVIYMAGGHLHSFIIYPKDNPYFFIPGSTEFWNVLNEKNNSKGVIIFDTDTLEYEFSELSPRPRIEKEFTYENDIIGEFEEFSKNLGLTGEELVIVNIKLKDSGYVNVNELEKILESNGALKGYIKLRYLNSIFDRNLGEEGYYSVRDVEREIINYWEEFSDAEKITSYLQKFKEYQEESDREKDFFELFDTMLEEEIGNENK; the protein is encoded by the coding sequence ATGAAAATACTTCATTGTTCAGATATACATTTAGGAAAAAAACCTTTTGGAACAAAAGAGTTTTCTCAAAAAAGATATTTGGATTTTTTTAATGCTTTTGAGCAGGCAGCAGACAGAGGAATAGAAAAAGAAGTAGATATTTTTTTAATAACTGGAGATTTATTTGATAAAAAAGAGCTTTCACCAGATACTTTAGACAGATGTGAAAAGGTATTTTTAAAACTAAAAAATAATAATATCCAGGTTCTTCTTATTGAAGGAAATCACGATAACATATCAGGATATGATGAAATCAACTCTTGGCTTGGGTATTTGGAAAGAAAAGGTTATGTAAGACGAGGAAAATATAGAGCTTCAAATGAAGGATATGAATTTGAAAAAATAACAATAGGAGATGTTAATTTTTATGGAGTAGGATATCCAGGGTTTGCTGTTGATGAAGTTTTAGAAAAACTGAGTGAATATTTAAATGAAAATGAAAAAAATATTGTAATGGTACATACAGCATTGGGTGGATCAGAATTTCTTCCTGGACTGGTGAATACAGATATAATAAAAAGATTTAAAGATAAGGTTATATATATGGCAGGAGGACATCTTCATTCATTTATAATCTATCCAAAAGATAATCCATATTTTTTCATACCAGGTTCAACTGAATTCTGGAATGTTTTAAATGAAAAAAATAACTCTAAGGGAGTTATAATTTTTGATACAGATACTTTAGAATATGAATTTTCTGAACTTTCTCCAAGACCAAGAATAGAGAAGGAATTTACTTATGAGAATGATATTATAGGTGAATTTGAAGAATTTTCAAAAAATTTGGGATTAACTGGAGAAGAACTGGTTATTGTAAATATAAAATTAAAAGATAGTGGATATGTAAATGTAAATGAACTTGAAAAAATATTAGAAAGTAATGGAGCTTTAAAAGGTTACATAAAATTGAGATATCTTAACTCTATTTTTGATAGAAATTTAGGAGAAGAGGGATATTACTCTGTGAGAGATGTAGAAAGAGAAATTATAAACTATTGGGAAGAATTTTCTGATGCTGAAAAAATAACATCTTATCTTCAAAAATTTAAAGAATATCAAGAGGAAAGTGATAGAGAAAAAGATTTTTTTGAACTTTTTGATACTATGCTTGAGGAGGAGATAGGGAATGAAAATAAATAG
- a CDS encoding ATP-dependent DNA helicase translates to MENKEINLNKEQREAVTYTEGPLLVIAGPGSGKTRTLVERVVHMLIEKKISPEKIMVSTFTDRASKELIGRISERIKDCDSKININDIYMGTLHSICLRLIDEYIEYSDFSEGYQVLDELEQHFFIFSKIKEFKEIEGYNEFFKEIPAANNWGKAGKIQKWVNRINEEGRSLDYIKEEQDKKIGFLKKAHELYQKLLIENNVIDFASIQREIYKMLLNNDAVLEEIREKIQYIMIDEYQDTNSIQEKIIFELGGNRKNICVVGDDDQGIYRFRGASVKNILEFPNKFEENECKIVTLDINYRSHKDIITFCNRWINLINWKNFRYQKDIQPPADKEFVDNPGVIRIGGSSESQWKENTYKFIKNLKTMGKIEDYNQVAFLFKSVRFSRVKELIDYLEERGIPTYSPRSKNFFYRKEVKLVLGALLVLFPQSKPLVLDDVYIRKTAAYYNDCITTIKKYLAKDKELYEWILKNREKNLDLGEEKRENISRIFYSLFAFKTFKELIDLNKNGAKEGREIYNLGILSQIFDKFENLSRIEYITKENIEKVIRYLFVTHIRLLFEKGIDEYENKETLLGAVSFMTIHQAKGLEFPVVIVGSLESEPDNRELTEEDRLEDVITLGNDFEPGDRKNIFDFWRVFYTAFSRAQNLLVLTSIENRAGGKELPSKIFKPVYETIPYWNDENFHFEKLQISKLKESETKEFLSYTGHILIYEDCPLRYRFYKEFEFKPLKNNKTSFGILVHKTIESIHKEVKNDAEKIYSDEELKELVEKNYNILKKNVRVFLGENIRERAFEQIKGYVDSVKNNWNNIISSEEKEYSVENNYILEGTIDLLRKQGDCIELLDFKTGKFSGYEDSRYASYERQLEIYSYMLREKYNPENLRAYLYYTGNKEEPMVEIKLEKNKIEQTISNFNNTVKKILNKEFNRREYSEEKCRECEFKDYCRGE, encoded by the coding sequence AGAATTAATTGGAAGGATATCTGAAAGAATAAAAGATTGCGATTCAAAAATAAATATAAATGATATATACATGGGAACCTTGCACTCTATATGTCTTCGTTTAATAGATGAGTATATAGAATATTCAGATTTTAGTGAGGGGTATCAAGTGTTAGATGAACTTGAGCAGCATTTTTTTATTTTTTCCAAAATAAAGGAATTTAAAGAAATAGAAGGATATAATGAGTTTTTTAAAGAAATTCCAGCTGCTAATAACTGGGGAAAAGCAGGAAAAATTCAAAAATGGGTAAATAGAATAAATGAAGAAGGAAGAAGTCTGGATTATATAAAAGAAGAACAGGATAAAAAAATAGGATTCTTAAAGAAAGCTCATGAATTATATCAAAAATTATTAATAGAAAATAATGTAATAGATTTTGCTTCTATACAAAGAGAAATATATAAAATGCTTTTAAATAATGATGCAGTATTAGAGGAGATAAGAGAAAAAATTCAATATATAATGATTGACGAATATCAGGATACAAATTCAATTCAAGAAAAAATAATTTTTGAATTGGGAGGGAACAGAAAAAATATTTGTGTTGTTGGAGATGATGATCAGGGAATATATAGATTCAGAGGGGCTTCAGTAAAAAATATACTGGAATTTCCAAATAAATTTGAGGAAAATGAATGCAAAATAGTGACTCTTGATATAAATTACCGTTCTCACAAGGATATAATAACTTTCTGCAATAGATGGATAAACCTTATAAACTGGAAAAATTTTAGATATCAAAAAGATATACAGCCACCAGCAGATAAAGAATTTGTAGATAATCCAGGAGTTATAAGAATAGGAGGAAGTTCTGAAAGTCAATGGAAAGAAAATACATATAAGTTTATAAAAAATTTAAAGACAATGGGAAAAATAGAAGATTACAATCAAGTAGCATTCTTATTTAAATCAGTAAGATTCTCAAGAGTAAAAGAATTGATAGATTATCTGGAAGAAAGAGGTATTCCTACTTATTCACCTCGTTCTAAGAATTTTTTTTATAGAAAAGAAGTGAAACTTGTATTGGGAGCATTACTTGTTCTGTTTCCACAAAGTAAGCCATTAGTTTTAGATGATGTCTATATAAGAAAAACAGCTGCATATTACAATGATTGTATTACTACAATAAAAAAATATCTGGCAAAAGATAAGGAATTATATGAGTGGATATTAAAGAACAGGGAAAAAAATCTAGATTTGGGAGAGGAGAAAAGAGAAAATATAAGCAGAATTTTTTATTCTCTTTTTGCATTTAAAACATTTAAAGAGCTTATAGATTTGAATAAAAATGGTGCTAAAGAGGGAAGAGAAATATATAATCTGGGAATTCTTTCACAAATCTTTGATAAGTTTGAAAATTTAAGCAGAATAGAGTATATAACAAAGGAAAATATTGAAAAAGTAATAAGATATCTTTTTGTAACACATATCAGGCTTCTTTTTGAAAAAGGAATAGATGAATATGAAAATAAAGAAACTCTTCTAGGGGCAGTATCGTTTATGACAATTCATCAAGCAAAAGGACTGGAGTTTCCAGTGGTTATAGTTGGATCATTGGAGTCTGAACCAGATAATAGAGAATTGACAGAAGAAGACAGACTGGAAGATGTTATAACTCTGGGAAATGATTTTGAACCAGGAGATAGGAAAAATATTTTTGATTTCTGGAGAGTTTTCTATACAGCTTTTTCCAGAGCACAAAATCTTCTTGTATTGACAAGTATAGAAAACAGAGCTGGTGGAAAAGAACTTCCATCAAAGATTTTTAAACCTGTTTATGAAACAATACCTTATTGGAATGATGAAAATTTTCATTTTGAAAAATTACAGATATCTAAATTAAAAGAGTCAGAAACTAAAGAATTTTTATCCTACACAGGACATATATTGATATATGAAGATTGTCCTTTGAGATATAGATTTTACAAAGAATTTGAATTTAAGCCTTTAAAAAACAATAAAACATCTTTTGGAATACTTGTACATAAAACAATTGAGAGTATTCATAAAGAAGTAAAAAATGATGCTGAAAAAATTTATTCTGATGAAGAATTAAAAGAACTTGTTGAAAAAAACTATAATATACTAAAAAAGAATGTCAGAGTATTTCTTGGAGAAAATATAAGAGAAAGAGCTTTTGAACAGATTAAAGGATATGTGGATAGTGTAAAAAATAATTGGAATAATATAATAAGTTCTGAAGAAAAAGAATACAGTGTAGAGAATAACTATATTTTGGAAGGTACAATTGACCTTTTGAGAAAACAAGGAGATTGTATAGAGCTGCTAGATTTTAAAACAGGAAAATTTTCTGGATATGAAGACAGCAGATATGCTTCTTATGAAAGACAATTAGAAATATATTCGTATATGCTGAGAGAAAAATATAATCCAGAAAATTTAAGAGCTTATTTGTATTATACAGGAAATAAAGAAGAACCTATGGTGGAGATAAAATTAGAAAAAAATAAAATAGAACAAACAATTTCTAACTTTAATAATACTGTAAAGAAAATATTGAATAAGGAATTCAATAGAAGAGAGTATTCAGAAGAAAAATGTAGAGAATGTGAATTTAAAGATTATTGTAGAGGAGAGTAA